In Fundulus heteroclitus isolate FHET01 unplaced genomic scaffold, MU-UCD_Fhet_4.1 scaffold_46, whole genome shotgun sequence, a single window of DNA contains:
- the LOC105923094 gene encoding ELAV-like protein 1, whose translation MAVRRGHIRYLKVCEVQPTQGEGRDAQISSKGATVKELYDNGFAEAMMEEDDDSRTNLIVNYLPQSMSQDELRSLFSSVGEVESAKLIRDKVAGHSLGYGFVNFVNHSDAERAISTLNGLRLQSKTIKVSFARPSSDTIKDANLYISGLPRTLSQQDLEDMFSSFGRIINSRVLVDQASGLSRGVAFIRYDKRAEAEDAVKHLNGHVPPGSSEPINVKFAANPNQTRNSIVMAQTYHNQSRRFGGPVHHQAQRFRFSPMTADHMGTGGGASASPTSGWCLFIYNLGQDADEGMLWQMFGPFGAVVNVKVIRDFNTNKCKGFGFVTMANYEEAAMAIHSLNGYQLGDKVLQVSFKSNKGHK comes from the exons gTGTGTGAGGTCCAGCCCACTCAAGGTGAAGGCAGAGACGCACAGATTTCCTCCAAAGGAGCGACTGTGAAG GAGCTGTACGATAACGGCTTCGCAGAGGCCATGATGGAGGAGGACGACGACTCTCGGACCAACCTGATCGTGAACTACCTGCCGCAGAGCATGAGTCAGGACGAGCTGCGCAGCCTCTTCAGCAGCGTCGGCGAGGTGGAGTCAGCCAAGCTGATCCGCGACAAAGTGGCAG GCCACAGTTTAGGTTACGGCTTTGTTAACTTTGTTAACCATAGTGATGCAGAGAGGGCTATCAGTACCCTCAATGGCCTGAGGCTACAGTCTAAAACTATCAAG GTCTCGTTTGCCCGCCCGAGTTCAGACACGATTAAAGATGCAAACCTTTACATCAGCGGTCTCCCCAGAACGCTGAGCCAGCAAGACCTGGAGGACATGTTCTCCTCGTTTGGACGCATCATTAACTCCAGAGTTCTGGTGGACCAGGCCTCAG GTCTCTCCCGGGGCGTGGCCTTCATTCGTTACGACAAGAGGGCCGAGGCTGAGGACGCAGTCAAACACCTGAATGGTCACGTACCGCCCGGCAGCTCCGAGCCAATCAATGTCAAGTTTGCTGCCAACCCCAATCAGACCAGGAACTCCATCGTGATGGCGCAGACGTACCACAACCAGTCGCGCCGCTTCGGGGGCCCGGTCCATCATCAGGCCCAGAGGTTCAG GTTCTCTCCAATGACTGCTGACCACATGGGTACAGGAGGCGGAGCCTCTGCGAGCCCAACCTCTGGTTGGTGCCTGTTCATCTATAACCTGGGCCAGGATGCAGATGAGGGAATGCTGTGGCAGATGTTTGGGCCGTTCGGCGCCGTGGTCAACGTTAAAGTGATCCGAGACTTCAACACCAACAAGTGCAAAGGGTTCGGTTTTGTTACCATGGCGAACTACGAGGAGGCCGCCATGGCCATCCACAGCCTGAATGGGTACCAGCTGGGGGACAAAGTCCTGCAGGTGTCCTTCAAGAGCAACAAGGGACACAAGTAA